The following is a genomic window from Variovorax paradoxus.
GGCTCGAGCCGCTCAGCCACAGCGCGGTGCCCAGCGTCAGGAACGCGAGCCACAGCGGTGCCGAGACATACGCCATGGTGCCGGTCACGAACATTGCGCGGTGCACCGGGTGAATGCCGGGCTCGGCCATCAGGCGGGCGTTCTGCAGGTTGCCCTGGCACCAGCGGCGATCGCGCTGCAGTTCGGCCAGCAGGTCCGGCGGTTGCTGTTCGTAGCTGCCGACCAGGTCGGCGCAGAGCCACACGTTGTAGCCGGCGCGGCGCATCAGCGCGGCTTCGACGAAGTCGTGCGACATGATGCCGCCCGACATGCCGCCGGTGCCCTTGATGGGAGCAAGCGCGCAGTGCTTCATGAAGGGCTCGACGCGGATGATCGCGTTGTGGCCCCAGTAGTGCGATTCGCCCAGTTGCCAGAACTGCATGCCCAGCGTGAACAGGCGGCCCGTCACCCGGGAGGCGAATTGCTGTGCGCGGGCATGCAGCGTCACGTGGCCGATGGCCTGGGTGGCGGTCTGGATGATGCCGGCGGTCGGGTTGGCTTCCATCAGCTTGACCATCGAGGTCAGGCAGTCGCCGCTCATCACGGAGTCGGCGTCGAGCACCACCATGTAGCGGTAGTCCTTGCCCCAGCGGCGGCAGAAGTCGGCCACGTTGCCGGCCTTGCGGTGCGTGCGGCGGGTGCGCAGGCGGTAGTACACCTCGACCTGCGGCTGGTTGGGGCTGTCGGCCAGTGCGGCGCGAAGATCTTCCCAGGCAGCGCGCTCGGCGGCGGCGGTTTCGGGGTTGTAGCTGTCGGACAGCACAAACACGTCGAATTGCTTCGCGTGGCCGGTGGCCGCGACCGATTCGCAGGTGGCGCGCAGGCCGGCGAACACCGTGGCAACGTCTTCGTTGCAGATCGGCATGATGATCGCGGTGCGTGCCTCGGGGTTCATCGGGTGGTTGGCCACCTGCTTGACCGACAGTGCATGCTTGTCGCCGCGCACCGAGACATAGAAGCCCATGAGCGCCGTGACGAAGCCCGTGACGACCCAGCCCGAAAGCAGGCCGTACAAACCGATCTGGCCGTATTCGAGCCAGATGTTGTCGTAGTCGGGCTGCACGCCGGCAAACAGGGACGACGCGATCACGGTGCTCAGCAGCGTGAGCGCCATGAAGGCGAAGCGGCGTTGCGCCGCGGCGCGCTGCCACGGCTGCTTGACCTGTGCGCCGGCTTCGGCGGTTTCGCTTTCCGGCTTGCCGCCGGCGCCGAGCTTGACCAGCAAGGCGGTGCCGATGCTGTTCCAGAAGCCGCGCCAGGGGCGGGGCGCCATGGAGCCGCGGTTGACCGGCGGAGCGGTCACGGAATTGGGGTGGCGTTCTTCGCGCACCGGGCTGCGGTGCGAAAAGTCGGCTTCGGTCAGCACGTTCAGTTGGGAGAAGTCGTTCGGCTTCATGTGTGATTTACCAACGTTGCTTGTCGAGGGAAGGGGTGTCGCCAATGGCAGGAAAGCGCTTGATCACGCAATCCGGTTCGGCGCCGCCTGCGCTTGCGAGCGCGGCCAGCGAATGACCGGCGGCACGGGGCCGCGCGGGGGAAAACTGCTTTTGACGCAGGCCGTCGCGCTGCTGGCGCAGTGCGAAAGATGGGCTGTTGAGTGCTGTCATGCCTGTACAGGGGCAAACCCTGTGCCAGGTAGAAAAAACCCTTACAGATCAACAACTTGGAGCGATCTGAACGTGGTTTTCGGGTTTGGAGCCGGCTGGAAGGCCCCGAAACCCCTGTTTTTGTCGCCGAATCCCGACAAGCCTTATGGGTTGGTGGAAAACGGCCTTTTAAATCAACAACTTAGCAGCGTCGCTACTCGGCGACAGGCTCGCTGCCCGGAGCGACAGCGTCGGCCTTGAAGTGCCCGGGAGTGAGCTCATGCTTCTGCAGCAGGCGGTAGAACTCGGTACGGTTCCGGTCGGCCAGCCGGGCCGCGTCGGCCACATTGCCGTCGGTGAGCTTCAGCAGCCCGACCAGGTAGTCGCGCTCGAAGCGCTGCTTGGCCTCGGCATAGGTCTGTACCTCGACCGTCGGCACGCGCAGCGCCCGCTGCACCAGCGCCAGCGGAATGAGGGGCGAGCTCGACAGCGCGCAAACCTGTTCCACCACGTTGTAGAGCTGCCGCACGTTGCCGGGCCAGGCGGCGGTGGCGAGCGCCTTCAGCGCCTC
Proteins encoded in this region:
- the mdoH gene encoding glucans biosynthesis glucosyltransferase MdoH, whose product is MKPNDFSQLNVLTEADFSHRSPVREERHPNSVTAPPVNRGSMAPRPWRGFWNSIGTALLVKLGAGGKPESETAEAGAQVKQPWQRAAAQRRFAFMALTLLSTVIASSLFAGVQPDYDNIWLEYGQIGLYGLLSGWVVTGFVTALMGFYVSVRGDKHALSVKQVANHPMNPEARTAIIMPICNEDVATVFAGLRATCESVAATGHAKQFDVFVLSDSYNPETAAAERAAWEDLRAALADSPNQPQVEVYYRLRTRRTHRKAGNVADFCRRWGKDYRYMVVLDADSVMSGDCLTSMVKLMEANPTAGIIQTATQAIGHVTLHARAQQFASRVTGRLFTLGMQFWQLGESHYWGHNAIIRVEPFMKHCALAPIKGTGGMSGGIMSHDFVEAALMRRAGYNVWLCADLVGSYEQQPPDLLAELQRDRRWCQGNLQNARLMAEPGIHPVHRAMFVTGTMAYVSAPLWLAFLTLGTALWLSGSSLISSWSVLPAELAGLWVWTLCLLFLPRVLGIAAVLMRGEQRQYGGLWGLVKSSVLESGLAIVQAPVRMLAHSLFVLVALTGIKLDWKSPPREAAAVPWKVAVSQLAPMSIVVGALALGVAMIDPSALIWLMPVGLPLLLAIPLTVLTSQIALGTSLRDRGFLLIPEESRSPAVLRRAWMHAVRLARPAALATA